The proteins below come from a single Streptomyces sp. M92 genomic window:
- a CDS encoding phosphatase PAP2 family protein: MPHTEAPGTEATPAIPKTRLRWWTELPLILLVYACYSAGRLLVRGDVSDAVDHGLAILRIEKALHLNAEHPLNRLFTSEPWIGVPADFWYASLHYLVTPVLLVWLFRSRAVRYRAARTWLMTSTFIGLIGFTLLPTCPPRLLEASHGFVDTMAQYSSYGWWGGEASAPRGLGGMTNQYAAMPSLHVGWSLWCGVMLWRHGGTRAAKVAGVVYPLVTTIVVMGTANHYFLDAVAGAAVMGAGLLLTPFVMRTSDRARALLAARFATRTAAGSAAAPDAPGSADAPVTEGAGSPIVSGGCQTSAGERFPRQREQRPARGAEPDPSPSDAGDETPAPAR, encoded by the coding sequence TTGCCGCACACCGAGGCACCGGGCACCGAGGCGACCCCGGCGATCCCGAAAACTCGGCTGCGCTGGTGGACCGAGCTGCCGCTCATCCTCCTGGTCTACGCCTGCTACTCCGCGGGCCGCCTCCTCGTGCGGGGCGACGTCTCCGACGCGGTCGACCACGGCCTGGCCATCCTGCGCATAGAGAAGGCGCTGCACCTCAACGCGGAGCACCCGCTCAACCGCCTCTTCACCAGCGAGCCCTGGATCGGCGTCCCGGCGGACTTCTGGTACGCGTCACTGCACTACCTGGTCACCCCGGTGCTCCTGGTCTGGCTCTTCCGCTCCCGCGCGGTGCGCTACCGGGCCGCCCGGACCTGGCTGATGACGTCCACGTTCATCGGTCTCATCGGCTTCACGCTCCTGCCGACCTGCCCGCCCCGGCTGCTGGAGGCGAGCCACGGGTTCGTCGACACGATGGCCCAGTACAGCTCGTACGGCTGGTGGGGCGGCGAGGCGAGCGCGCCGCGCGGTCTGGGCGGGATGACCAACCAGTACGCGGCCATGCCGAGCCTGCACGTGGGCTGGTCGCTGTGGTGCGGGGTGATGCTGTGGCGCCACGGCGGCACGCGCGCGGCGAAGGTGGCCGGCGTCGTCTATCCGCTGGTGACCACGATCGTGGTGATGGGCACCGCCAACCACTACTTCCTCGACGCGGTCGCGGGCGCCGCCGTTATGGGCGCGGGGCTGCTGCTGACGCCGTTCGTGATGCGGACCTCGGACCGGGCGCGGGCCCTGCTCGCGGCACGCTTCGCGACGCGCACCGCGGCCGGCTCGGCGGCCGCGCCCGACGCGCCCGGCTCTGCCGACGCACCGGTCACCGAGGGTGCGGGTTCCCCGATTGTCAGTGGTGGATGCCAGACTTCCGCGGGTGAGCGATTTCCACGGCAGCGCGAGCAGCGGCCGGCGCGAGGAGCCGAGCCGGACCCCTCCCCCTCGGACGCGGGGGACGAGACTCCGGCACCGGCTCGCTGA
- a CDS encoding AAA family ATPase: MTTDTAPVVPAAAPAFDPGAEAARATAAILHDTLHGTERGVVVDSPPGAGKSTLVVRAALELAEAGRPLMVVAQTNAQVDDLVLRLAEKNPDLPVGRLHSSDADPYDKALDGLDNVRKSAKAADLAGLAVVLSTAAKWAHVKVDEPWRHAIVDEAYQMRSDSLLAVAGLFERALFVGDPGQLDPFATVGGEQWAGLSHDPSASAVTTLLAHNPALPQHRLPVSWRLPASAAPLVSDAFYPYTPFRSGTGHGDRSLAFSVPSDGSGTDRVIDEAARSGWGLLELPARHTPRTDPEAVRAVAEVVRRLLDREGAATSERALDPVPLTADRVAVGTAHRDQAAAVRAALAGLGVTEVTVDTANRLQGREYDVTVVLHPLSGRPDATAFHLETGRLCVLTSRHRHACVVVCREGVGELLDDYPSTEPVQLGTLVKFPDGWEANHAVLAHLAEHRVPWRP; encoded by the coding sequence GTGACCACCGACACCGCCCCCGTCGTCCCCGCCGCCGCCCCGGCCTTCGACCCGGGCGCCGAGGCCGCCCGCGCGACCGCCGCGATCCTCCACGACACGCTGCACGGCACCGAGCGCGGCGTCGTCGTCGACTCCCCGCCCGGCGCCGGCAAGTCCACGCTCGTCGTACGGGCCGCGCTGGAGCTGGCGGAGGCGGGCCGCCCGCTGATGGTGGTCGCGCAGACCAACGCCCAGGTCGACGACCTCGTCCTGCGCCTCGCCGAGAAGAACCCGGACCTGCCGGTGGGCCGCCTGCACAGCAGTGACGCCGACCCGTACGACAAGGCGCTCGACGGCCTGGACAACGTACGCAAGTCGGCGAAGGCCGCCGATCTCGCCGGGCTGGCCGTCGTGCTGTCGACGGCGGCGAAGTGGGCGCACGTCAAGGTTGACGAGCCGTGGCGGCACGCGATCGTCGACGAGGCGTACCAGATGCGCTCCGACTCGCTGCTGGCGGTCGCCGGGCTGTTCGAGCGGGCACTGTTCGTGGGCGATCCCGGTCAGCTCGACCCGTTCGCGACGGTCGGCGGTGAGCAGTGGGCGGGCCTGTCCCACGACCCGTCCGCCTCGGCCGTGACGACGCTGCTGGCCCACAATCCGGCCCTGCCGCAGCACCGGCTGCCGGTGTCGTGGCGGCTCCCGGCGTCGGCGGCGCCGCTGGTCTCCGACGCGTTCTACCCGTACACGCCGTTCCGCAGCGGCACCGGTCACGGTGACCGGAGTCTCGCCTTCTCCGTGCCCTCGGACGGCTCGGGCACCGACCGGGTGATCGACGAGGCCGCCCGCTCGGGCTGGGGCCTGCTGGAGCTGCCCGCGCGGCACACGCCGCGCACCGACCCGGAGGCGGTGCGGGCGGTGGCGGAGGTGGTCCGGCGGCTCCTCGACCGGGAGGGCGCGGCGACGTCCGAACGCGCGTTGGACCCCGTTCCCCTGACCGCCGACCGCGTCGCCGTCGGCACGGCGCACCGCGACCAGGCGGCGGCGGTGCGGGCGGCGCTGGCCGGCCTCGGGGTGACCGAGGTGACCGTCGACACGGCGAACCGGCTGCAGGGCCGCGAGTACGACGTGACGGTCGTCCTGCACCCGCTCTCGGGCCGCCCCGACGCCACCGCCTTCCACCTGGAGACCGGCCGCTTGTGCGTCCTGACCTCCCGGCACCGGCACGCGTGCGTCGTGGTGTGCCGGGAAGGGGTCGGCGAGCTGCTGGACGACTACCCGTCCACGGAGCCGGTCCAGCTGGGCACGCTGGTGAAGTTCCCGGACGGGTGGGAGGCGAACCACGCGGTGCTGGCGCACCTGGCGGAGCACCGGGTGCCCTGGCGGCCGTGA